Below is a genomic region from Alosa sapidissima isolate fAloSap1 chromosome 19, fAloSap1.pri, whole genome shotgun sequence.
gaggggagataaaggggagagagaggagagagagaggggagataaatgggagagagaggggagataaaggggagagaggggagagagaggatagagaggggagagagaggggagataaaggggagagaggggagagagaggatagagaggagagagagaggggagataaaggggagagaggggagagagaggatagagaggagagagagaggggagataaaggggagagagagagaggggatataaaggggagagagaggatagaggggagagagagaggggagataaatgggagagagaggggagaagggggGTTGGTGATTGGGTACAAACAaagggaaggaggaagagatTAGGGGAGAAAGGGTGGTCCCAAACACTACTGTAACTATCCTTTATACTCTCTGACATGTCAGTCACTAGTCTGGGAATACCCATACCAACCTTtgacaaatttgggatttgaTATGCAGGTCcatctggccaagaggccattaAAGCCTATATTTCCAATGTCGCTATAAACCATGGCCACGCAAATTCCATCGCTAATGAGTCTGCAGACATTTTCTGCCACCTGCCCAGACACCAGCGGCAAAACATTTTTAACTGACAAGCATTCGATAGACAATGGGTTTTATTTATCAGTGGCAACAAAACTAAATCGTAGTCTACGGTGGTGGTGTATGGGTTTGTGtcgaaaagaatggaatctaatgtcaTAGAACGTGGAAAGTGGAGTGTGCCACACTGATGTCAGTGCTTATGTGCATGTCCAAGCTGCATGCCATGCGAGTGACCATTAGCCACAATATCAGTTCGATAACTGTGTTTTCAATTGGAATGTCAAAACTGGTTGCGCAATTTTTTTAGCAGAACTTTGGCCAGACGTCCCCTTTCTATTTCCTATAGTATAAGTATTCCAAATGAAACCAAGATCCACGCACAGCCTGGTTAGGTGCAGGTAGATTGCAGGAACATACTTAAATAGCAAAAAATAAGATTGCTCTATCCGCACACTAAGATTGCTCTACCGCAAACTGTTGACTTTTACTCGATTTTATTCAGAGCAAACGCGTTTCGCATACAGCGTCCTCAGGTTCGCTCCTGTCCGCTCCCTATAGtagaagtatatatactctgttGATCCCgagagggaaatttagtctctaaatttatcccaatccgtgaattagtgaaacacacacagcacacagtgaacacacagtgaggtgaagcacacactaatcccgacacagtgaactgcctgctacagaggcgctcggggagcaaggttaggtgccttgctcaagggcactactggtcagggttcgaaccggcaacgcttcggttacaagtccgaagcactaaccagtaggacaCGGCTGCCCATTCACATACATTGCTGTCACACACATTGTTCTGCTATTTTGAATGAGAAAGAAATACGACACAGTAGAACAGCATATTTCAGGGACCCACTGCGGGCAGAGAGCATTCAATGCTACACGACAGTTGGACACAGTTTTATCCCCATTTACTCCGCCCCTTGACACTGCAGTGGTCTTCAACGGGAACCTCTACCTGTCATATCACTGGAACCTTCTGCCATAAGGAGATGGGCTCAGTTCAGAACAGTGGTACAGTGGaacagtggaaaaaaaaaatcacgggccacctagctaaaaaaacaaaaaaacagtagacctactttaacagtaggctatattacaCACAaaaggcctactcactgaaccaccttgcttattgtctttgcaccctGCTTATTGTATcggaggattcatatgatttaaactggcgtagcttacataggcagtgttgcagaagttggttcaatattgcaaaccaTTCATATCatattttaccatgtctgcttgcggaccacttcagatagcttgcggaccaccagtggtccccagacTACACTTTGAGAAAAATTGTTTTAGAACTAGACCTCTGACTTCTGACTATCCTCTTAAGACTATAGTGTAACCCACCTAAGTGGCATGGCTTAAGAGCTCAAATGGAACATTTAATGAGCCCATTAAAGGGTTAGTGCCCAAAACAAAGGCAGACTCTCCTTGCATACTGCAATGTGATACACCTTTATTTCTACACCCATAGATAGACATACATACCAGAGAGTAACAGCTGCACATGCAAAAGTCACATAGTGCATGTGCACATATGATAAGTTTGAATTCTacaaactatctatctatctatctatctatctatctatctatctatctatcaaacgATCTTTCTATAGATTGATCTAAAACAGCCACTGCACCTCAGTTCAACCTGTAAATGCCAAATAAGGTGATTGTGGCTTTCTATTACCTCTTCCATATGATTGACAACTATGGCAGGTGtcatttttttgttattgttcatTGTGCCATAACAGTATCATAGAGGAGCCATAAACAGTTCtaacaaacaataataacaataataataacaaaacaatAATTGCACATGAAGTGGAAATGTTTATGAGTTACCATTCATACACAATGTATTTAACAAATCTGCAAATATATAGAGAGCAGAGGGCAGATGTGGATAATAAGCAATGGCCTAATCGCAGTCCGGCATCTGCagtgacatgttcatgacaagGCTTTGGTGTTTttggttttttgtttgttttgcttttttgttttttcaagtAGAGGTCAAGTAGAGTGCTTCCTTCGTAGTGCACAACGCCTGCTGTTTCGGAGGGGAAACCATAACCTGTTCCAACGCATCCGTGTCTGGGACAGCCAGAGGTCGGAAAACCACTCTAACACGCTTTTGACGTGAGCCAGGCGCTCTATGAGCTGCTATTCAGGCACCCTCATACCGTCTCGCCACGATTCCCTCCCCTTCATTTAGTGCGTGCTCAGACAGCAGCGAAGGTTGCTAACCCTACCATACAAACAAAACGGAAATATTCAAATGTCATGCATCATAGCGCACGCCTTTGTAATGTCAACATTAGGCTACAGTTGTTGGATACAATAACTTTGACGTCAGTGAGATGTTTGGAATAGGCTAGTGGAAAGTAAACCTGATCTATCTTCTGTTGAATACAAGCAAATGTGTTTTCTATGCATCTCTCTtagtgtaggctatttaaataACTGCATCGGTAATTACTAATTGACATTTGTGCGTCTTCTTTGGTGGTATCAGATTCCCCGCTGTCGCCTTCCATCAATTTTGTTTCCTAGTCTGTCCGGAGAGAAAGCCCTTAGATGACGTCACGATCTCCCCACAAGATAAGCCAGAAATTTAGTCCCGCGCAGGGAATGATTTACGGTATAAAAAGACACAGCGACAGAGACGGTTTCTCACCGGAGAGGAACAGTAATTACAGGGGGCAGGGGAAAGTTTGACAACCTTGCTCTTGGCTGGTCTCAAGTCTGCATTCTACTACACTACTTCTCTGCAGAGGGCAGTTGTATGCACCCAAAGTTACACCGTGGCGCAAGTGAGGATCCACCCAAATTTACTTTCCAAGTCATTAATGAGAGTTTGTAACAACAACCGGTTGGGGAAGAAGACCGACGGCCAAAATGTGCAAGAAAAGGTGAACTTACAAGATTCAAGAGTGGACGCGCCACCCGCGAATCGGAAAATGGGCATGCTTAGCGTGGACCTGTTAGTGACTTTGCAGATCCTGCCGGGGTTCTTTTCAAACTGTCTGTTCTTCGTACTCTACGACTCGGTGGTGCTGGTGAAACGTGTGGTATCACTTCTGAGTTTTTCGGGGTCGGCGCCCGTGGGCGAGTGGCAGCGCATGTTAACCTCAGCCGGCGTGCGCTCAATATGGAACAGCTTTCTCCTGGATGCCTACAAACAGGTATGTGAAGCGGCACGACTGCCACTTCATTAGTGGGATACCTAAACAACCACAAGTGAAAATGGTAATTATTATAAATTCGGGTAGAACAAGGAAGGAAGTCCATCCGTAGTTATATTAggattaaactatctatcatTGCATTGTGCAAGACTATTCCATAGgctatcgttttttttttccagctgaATTAAATTCTTGAAGTTTGTTCCTCAAACGGTACATAGACCGACAGTCAATGTCCTCAATCAGCTGAAAATGTCACCAAATGTCACGATTCCTGTGCTTGTTACTTTTTGACCAAAAAATCAAACAAAGCGCTATCACATTACAACAGAATCAGTATGTGGGCATTGATCGTTGTGCCCAGCTATGATGCCATAACTCAACTCCCAAGTCTGAGGAAGGGACAAAAGTTCATTCACACTTCGATAGTGGTTCATTCATAACATCTTCTTACGAAGAACTGCTTCCTTTACGCAATCATCCTTAATCTCTAGGCACAATTAATTTTGTAAAATTAGTAGGTAACAGTCCTAGTGACACTCCCCCTCACGCCTACACTGTACAATCTGTATTTCAAGCACTAGGCTACTTTCCTGCTACCGCTTCCCTTTCTATTAATATTTTCTAGGTCTTTTTCTTTAACTCTTGCTTTTACTTTACTttctaatgtagcctactgtttataATAAATTGATGAATTGATAATACACATGAAATCATTTATCATGGTCTCTCATGAATAACTTTTAACAAGTAGCCTAGACTTTGTATGTATTCTTTATGTTAAAGATCATTAAAGGAGAAGtccagcgatttttcacataggtcACCGAGTAGCCTACTGTCAGTACGAAAAAAACCCCCCTGAAAACAATTAGTTTTACCTAGCCTGAGTTGCTAGTTCCAACAGCtaaagtagccaggcagctataggatacactctgggggcatgtacatgggggctcacgaacatgcccccagattGTAGCACTGCCTCTGTATCCTAGTGGCTTATGGGCTGGACTTGGCTAGCACACAGTCTGCTGGGTGTttattatagaccctttcaacaataaaaacaaaaacaatgcttgaacgttctatttgggccccaatctacttcctctgcattaagataacatatggaatgttaaaaaggaagtcttgtggggccaactatgatgctgataatggaactctcttgaaagggtccatacttaGACAAAATACTTGTAACCATAGCAGCAGAAAACCAAGCAAGGCTTCAGATGATTTAGAGTAAACTGCCTCTCCCATGTAATGACAAACTCCACCAGGAACGTGAGGaactctaactctctctctccctctgtgtgtgtgtgtgtgtctttgtgtgagtgcatgtgtaatTGCGAGGGTCGATCCTTGTTTTGCCAAAATGATTACGTCACTGGCCATTTAAACATGCTTTGAGGTAAAGTTCCTGCATTACATTATGATTTAATAAcaagctgtttttttctttccttctccctcttgtTATCCAGGTCAAGCTCGGCAGCGAGGCACCCAACTCCAAGGTAGTGAAGGTCAACGGTCTGAGCAGCCGATGTCGCAGCCCCACCAGCGACCCCCAGGACGTGTGCCGCCTCCTCGACTTCGAGTCGTCCGACCGCCCTTTAGTGGTCAACTTTGGCTCGGCCACCTGACCCCCCTTCATTAGCCAACTGCCCATTTTCCGGCGGTTGGTTGAAGAGTTCTCCGATGTGGCGGACTTCCTCCTGGTCTACATCGACGAGGCACACCCCTCCGATGGCTGGGCCGCCCCTCCCATGTCCCCCTGCTCGTTTGAAGTGAGGAAGCACCGCAGCCTGGAGGAACGCGTCCTGGCTGCCAAGCAGCTCCTCGACCAGTTTTCCCTGCCCCCGCAGTGCCAGCTCGTAGCCGACTGCATGGACAACAACGCCAACGTGGCCTACGGCGTGTCGTACGAGAGGGTGTGCATCGTCCAGAAgaaaaaaatagcctacctgGGAGGAAAGGGTCCCTTTTTCTACAACCTGAAAGAAGTCAGGCACTGGCTTGAACAAAGTTATGGGAAGCGATAATTTCcagccatgagagagagagtgaaagagagagtgagagagttgcAGATCTCCTTCCTTAAAAAGAGAGAGTAATTTATTTTTGTACAGTGGTGAAAACAAGGAAGGTGTAATGCACTCAGAGCTGCGTGGTGACCTTAGTGAAGCCAAGTTTAACGTAACATCCTGCAACCACCAACAGTTCATCAGAAGAAAACAGACACTCTCCACAACCTTCAAATGACATGGATTGTGTTGTAAATGGACAAAGTCCAAGCTGGACATAGCAAACTCAAAGCGTACTCCTAATGCACTATCGATAACTATACAACATAACATTCACTATTAATGTCTTTCAAAATATTTCTAGTCAAAATCTCAACGCTACAGAATGCCACACAAATTACCCTTTGAAAAGAAAAACCAAATTGCTGAACAGAGAAAAAGCACAACTACCCAGCTTTTATACAAAAAAAgagataaattaatttattttattgagttgtaatgtttgttgtttttactCCATTGTAATATATGCccaatttgtatgtgtatgcactTGCAAAGCTTTTGTTGAAGGTGACAATCTGTTAGGTATATTTTGCGTTCAGATGTACTCGTGCGGATGTCTCCAGCTTTGATGACTGTTACTCCAGTGCTCTTCTCCATTGTCTCTTGCCAGCACATACTAGTATAATCACCAGACACACCACGCCTGATATTCTAAACAATGCTTAAAGCGCTAGCTCCAACACTAGACAGTTATCTATCTCACTGGCAGAAAACTTGcttcactcactcatttattcagttattcattcattcattcattcattcattcagttatTCATTCTTTTGATCATAGTTTCGTTTAAAGGCTAAGTAGCTGCAATGCATAGCTGCTGGAATTCAGAGAGGAtggtggtcagtgttggtgATGAAGGGGTGAGGTGCATGAACATGGGTCGTTGGATAGGGAAACGCTTGTTTATGAATctcggacacacagacacatcctcGGAAGTTCTGAGTAGTCTGGTGGTGTTGGAATACTGCACGTAGGATGCAGGAGAATTGGAATCAACTTGTACCAGGAAGTTTGACAAAAATAAAGTGTACGAGTAAGTCATGTGATTGACTTTAATGGTCCAAAATCACTTCCATGGTCATTAGTCCATCTGACAGGATGCAGGAACTGGTTTGGTGTCTAGACGGACTTGGTGTACGTATGAAAATCACTGACGAAAGGGTTTTTGAGCCCTGTCTCTGGTTGGATGAAAAATGACATCGATCTGACTAGACGCAAAACTACATGCCTGTTGAAGAGTTCATAACCACTGTCTCATCTCCATGTCCATCTCTGCCGTACGGGGTCAGGGGCATTCcaaatgtttctctttttttccatttccatGTAGTGCTGCTTTTTACGACtgagaaaaaaaggagaggCAACAAATAAAGTTGATACTGTGCTGCTGAACCTGAGCCTGGTCTGTCCTTCTTCCTCCTTCTGACTGTGGGAAACGCCAATGTGAGGCTGGGGtacatggagggagagaagtcaCTGGACGAGTTCAACCAGAGACACCTTTGTTTTGGGCGGGTGGTGTAGATACTCTATTGGTTAGTGAAAAACTGGGGGTCAGTGAGTCCACGAGTTTTCTTTCCATAAAACATGTACAATGATACGCTTTAAGTGATGAGTTCCAACTTGTGCGGCCCCTATCAAGTAGTGTGGCACCGCGGATTCTGGCTGACCCTCTGAACCTTTGGGCCTGCCAATAACAAAATAGCGAAAAGGCGAAGGCAGAACATGTTCTGGGGCTTGGCCAGGTAACAGAAGCCCTTCTTGAGGCCGGACATTGGCTACACAGGCAGAACTATTGAATCCTGAACCACTGAGACgttattcacccccccccccctcccccgttTGTCTCCTTACtcgaaaaagcaaaaaaaaaaaaaaaatgtcaagctGGGTCTCTGGGTTTCTGCCATTGTTAGAGGTGGACACATGAGAGTGCAGGGCCGGGCACAATGGAGTCGTTGCAAATCCACTCCAGGAAGGACCAGGGCACAGTGTGCTTTCTAAGGAACGTGTTTGGTAAACAGGCCCTGGGTGGAATCCTAAACAGGGTCCCGGGAAGTGTCCTCATTCTAGGACAATCTCCAAACACTATAGTCCTCTCACGGGTCCTCTCAGGACAGTGTGCTTATCCCCAAAGACTGCAAGTGAATTCATCAGGGAGTAGTCGTGCTCAACATTTAAGGAGTACTTTTACTCACAATAGTACTGACCCCTAAAAATGCAAAGTTCGTTTGTGAATAAACATTAATTTTATGTAAAGGGAAACTTTTGGGCTAAATCAGGACTTGAATGTTTTCTCAGAAAACAATCTTGTGCCATATCTTCTTCACCCCCATTCATCAAGAAGCTAAACATATTCTCCATGCTAAGCAAAGTCTCTTTGAAATATGAATCATAGAAAAAAATTAATTCATCCTTGTCCCTAATGTTCAGTTTATCTTGGACCAGCACACTCACTTGCGCTGCTCCATTTTCTCAGGACATGAAATGAGTTGATTTTACATTTGGGCAAAATATTATTTCAATATCCATTCAGTAGTGATTATTTAGCATTAGTACTTTTAATCAATGTATTGTTTTATTCATGTATTTGttttcatgacacacacacacaaacacacacatacacacacacatacacacagggatGAAAGTGGAGCAGGTCTCTCTTTTGGGTCAAGCTGGCCAaccaccctctctctgtctctctctctctctctctctctctctctctctctctctctctctctctctctctctgtctctctctctctctctctctctctctctctctctctctctctctctctctctctctctcccacgcaCTCCTTTCACTGCGGCTCTCCCCAAAAGAGCCCTTTCTCTGTCCTGAGGCATGACTCAGCCTGATGCCCTGCAGCCTTCCCCTCGTGACCCAGTTCAGTCTGctctgcaccaccaccaccaccaccaccactacctccgccacctcttcctcctcatcctcctcatcctcgaGGAGCTGGCCCAGTGTGCCATGAGAGCAAAGATGTATAGGCGGCAACACAGGCAggccacacacactgatgcctgAGCTGAGAACATACCTCGTGAAGCATTTCAGAACAAACTCAAGGCATATTTTGTACAGTAACAGTCTTGGAGGCACTTCAAAATAGATTAATTATTATAGGAAACAGGTAAAGCATTTCAGACCAAAACAAAAGGCATATTTTGCACAGTAACGGTCTGGTGCTTTGAGTGTGCTTTGGGATGTGCTTTGAAATGAATTGATTACTATAACAGACGTCTGTAAACCTGAACACTTTTGTCCACTCAACGGACGGCTCTCAGGTCTAATTCAGTGGCTTTATAcagttgctgctgctgcatcacCATTTACTGTTATGCCACTGTATTCAAATGGATCATGATCTCCTACAGACATAGTTTCAAGTTTGTTTTCAATCCAGGCAATTGTCATTTTCCTGCTGAAAGTCTAAGGGTGAATGGAACATCTAAGTTGCTGTTACCTTCTTGTTACAGTTGGTCGGTGACGTGAAATGACGGTTCATGACTCACACTGAAGTTAACTGGAACTGACATATTTTTAGCAAAGTCTTGGCGGTCAACTGTGAATAGCACCTATGCTGTCATCTTTCAGACATCTAATCTGGGAAAAATATTTTACTCACTCTagtccaacacacatacacacacacacacaaatacacacacaaatacacacacacacacacacacacacacacacacacacacacacacacacacacacacacacacacacacacacacacacacacacacacacaactgcatccTAAATGAACaattacactgtaaaaaaaactggTATGACTATTAAGGTTGCAAAATGTGACAATAAACACAGAACAGATATCCCACACATCCCAATATTTGTACTAAATTGACAGTGTTTTGAGTAAGTGGCCAGAACCAAAGGGCCAGTTGTGCCTCCCAGGCCTAAGGCCTACATGAGCTTTAACATGACTGTGCCTTGCCTGTGGGCTGACCCTGGTCTCTAAGTCTCCCACACACGTAAAGCATACCTCACCAGTCACGACCACATCCATACAGTGGTGAGAGTGTTTGCCACAAAAATGTTAAACCCCAGAaatggtgctctctctctctctctctgtgtgtgtgtgtgtgtgtgtgtgtgtatatgtgtgtgtgtgtgagagagagagagagagagagagagagagagaaagagagaaagtttgtgtgtatgaaatatgaaattatGGCAGAGCCATTCTGTTCTACTTTCCTGCCTGTTGGAGGGTgagaggtggggtggtggtggggggttgaGAGGTGAGGGGGGTAGAATTGAGGCTTTATCTGAGGACAATGGGCTGCCTCGCTGTCAGAAGAGTGTCTGTCATGCTCCAACACAAGCAGTGGATTTCCTTGCTGGCAGGATCTCTCTGTCCTCCCACCGCTAACACCGCCTCCAAATCCACACTGATCTCCCTTGTGTTCACATGTACTCCCTCAGCCGGCCTCCTGGGGGCACTATGGGCTTGGAAGCACacatataagcacacacacacacacgcacacatgcatgcacacacacacacacacgcacacacacacacgcacacacacacacacacacacacacacacacacacacacacacgcacgcacgcacacacgcacacacacacacacacacacacacacacatacacacacacacacacacacacacacacacacacacacacttgatcagAGACAAATAGCATTTATAGAAAATTCTAAAGCATAGATATTGCACTCAAGATCCATGCAGTTAAGATAACATGGCATCACAGGTGACACATTTCAGCTTTGTCATTTGCACTGACTTCACAAGGCTACAGTACACCTAGCGATGCCAGGTATGTTATATTTCTTAAATCCCCCagttcttctcttcctccttacCTAAGTGGGTGTAAACCATATAGAATTCctcagaggaaaaaaagaaagaatgattAAAACATATAAGTGAGTTCCAACCCAGATCACACGGTAGGTATAGAGGTCATCACAAAGAGAGGGAGCAATTCAGGCCCAAAACAATTTTGAGGAGATATactttattttgacatacagaTGTCTACTTTTACTAATtatccttatgaataaaatgTATTGGTGATAAGTTTACTTTAGGACATATAGACATATAGGACATATAGAGCACGCAAGCTGGTGATGAAAATGCCTATAGACATTTTCATGGCATGGCCTGTTTAAAGATGAGTGTTTGAGGCGCTCCAGAGCTGAAGAGCCCTTGTGGCCGTCGCACTGAAGAAAACTGGGATCACACTAATTGGCCAAGTGGTAAATGCCAGGGGACCCTGTctggcctgacacacacactcacacacacacacacacacacacacacacacacacacacacacagatgcacgcacacacacacgtacacacagatgcacgcacacacacatgcacacacacacacacagacatacagatgcatgcacacacacacacacacacacacacacacacacacacgcacacgcacacacacgcacacacacgcacacaagtacacacacatacacacacacaacagagctgCCAACTGTCTcacattgagagtgagattcatttatttgattggttccacACGCTCTTACACCAATCATAGCGGGTGGGATGGCAGCTCTGCACACAGAGTGTAAAGAGAATgcaagaaagcaagaaagaaagaaagagagacagacagacacacacacacacacacacactcactcacacacagtgtggCCTGTGCCTTGGGGCTTGTGAGCCGGCTCTTGGCACTGTGGGCCTGGTGTCCTTAGGTGACCCCTCCGGAGTGGcccgagccccccccccccctcacagcATCTAAAGCATCCGATCAATCAGAGCAGATCAATACACGAACGTGCTAACGAAAAGGCCACCCAATCAATCAACTGACCACCCGCTAAACCAAAACAATTAATCAGTCA
It encodes:
- the dio2 gene encoding type II iodothyronine deiodinase produces the protein MRVCNNNRLGKKTDGQNVQEKVNLQDSRVDAPPANRKMGMLSVDLLVTLQILPGFFSNCLFFVLYDSVVLVKRVVSLLSFSGSAPVGEWQRMLTSAGVRSIWNSFLLDAYKQVKLGSEAPNSKVVKVNGLSSRCRSPTSDPQDVCRLLDFESSDRPLVVNFGSATUPPFISQLPIFRRLVEEFSDVADFLLVYIDEAHPSDGWAAPPMSPCSFEVRKHRSLEERVLAAKQLLDQFSLPPQCQLVADCMDNNANVAYGVSYERVCIVQKKKIAYLGGKGPFFYNLKEVRHWLEQSYGKR